The following are encoded in a window of Lactobacillus panisapium genomic DNA:
- a CDS encoding AAA family ATPase — protein MDMKQYLTRCIDMALDAGSNETSYNNSFEIEVKPNGFIFVPRFPAGFILNESLYQRIYEIAAAAVYPEYTVLKQSSIYFVPLGNHIFSVERGLFYPWFKGTPTRLNIDDLDNFFNSRKDYREKMLIPLMKDYYVDYEKVTSIAIAGSTGSGKSMLLTYFLSALRQISQIVIIDPKFDMPARWARDHTEKAITPSSNSSKSDFVSAVNDALESALTTIYQRQQALFQNVNERFRPLSIVIDELAALTIGVNRNVKDAFLSLLSQISLLGRATSVHLILVSQRFDHTVVPTAIRDQMNVLIELGHITTKNVQFLFPDLDPSGIVIPQGPGVGIIQIIDDQHFDNVLPFLAPTY, from the coding sequence ATGGACATGAAACAATATCTAACCAGGTGCATCGACATGGCGCTAGATGCTGGTAGCAACGAAACCAGCTATAATAATAGCTTTGAAATTGAAGTCAAGCCTAACGGCTTCATATTTGTGCCGAGGTTTCCTGCCGGTTTTATTCTTAATGAAAGCCTCTACCAACGTATTTATGAGATTGCAGCCGCGGCTGTCTACCCGGAGTACACAGTGTTGAAACAGTCTAGCATCTATTTCGTGCCATTAGGTAATCATATCTTCTCCGTTGAGCGTGGCCTATTTTATCCCTGGTTTAAAGGCACACCAACTAGGCTTAACATTGATGATCTTGATAATTTTTTCAATTCTCGTAAAGATTATCGGGAAAAAATGTTGATTCCTTTAATGAAGGATTATTATGTCGATTATGAAAAAGTTACTAGTATTGCCATAGCTGGCTCAACAGGTAGCGGGAAATCAATGTTGCTGACCTATTTTCTTTCTGCATTAAGGCAGATTTCTCAGATAGTTATAATCGATCCGAAGTTCGATATGCCAGCACGTTGGGCTCGTGACCACACTGAGAAAGCAATTACGCCAAGCTCCAATTCATCAAAGTCGGACTTCGTTTCGGCAGTTAATGACGCTTTAGAATCGGCTCTGACTACTATCTACCAACGTCAACAGGCGCTTTTCCAGAATGTAAATGAACGGTTTCGACCACTGAGTATCGTCATCGATGAGTTGGCGGCTCTGACCATAGGCGTTAACAGAAATGTTAAGGACGCGTTCTTATCATTATTAAGTCAAATTTCACTACTCGGGCGGGCAACTAGTGTCCACCTGATACTTGTATCACAGCGCTTTGACCATACCGTAGTACCGACAGCTATTAGAGATCAAATGAACGTATTGATTGAACTAGGTCATATTACGACCAAGAATGTGCAATTCTTGTTCCCAGATCTTGACCCTAGTGGCATCGTGATTCCCCAGGGTCCTGGTGTTGGCATCATCCAGATTATTGATGATCAACATTTTGACAATGTTTTGCCGTTTTTAGCACCAACGTATTAA
- a CDS encoding Rep family protein, which produces MKKEIRARQFMYAQDLNHLKVKSQELPNILDNSGAIEWAYINHNHDQAENGEPIREHYHVVLKYEHPQTITSIAKLFQDEPQYVQIWHGRINNAYSYLIHETQDAENADGKYHYATTSVKASFDYPKRLEQIRTKIKLSPKYENEQIRRYAEQAISREQLTEELGVYGIARHQQLIDKIDAELLVQKHQEWLKKFSGHKMTTLWLYGKAGVGKTRLAEHIFQGKDYITLGSSRDHFQEYHGQRFVILNDLRPNDFEYSDLLRLLDPYQHDKAAPSRYHDKRLNLEKLIITTPYDPISFYRNINSINDMAVDSINQLLRRIKPIKVTDQMVKTIKRKVTRRKNKKAS; this is translated from the coding sequence ATGAAGAAAGAAATAAGAGCCAGACAGTTCATGTACGCCCAAGACCTAAACCATTTGAAAGTTAAGTCCCAAGAACTCCCTAATATACTAGATAATTCTGGCGCAATCGAATGGGCATACATCAATCATAATCACGATCAAGCTGAAAATGGTGAGCCAATTCGTGAACACTATCACGTAGTGCTTAAGTATGAACATCCGCAGACAATCACCAGTATTGCCAAGCTGTTCCAGGATGAACCCCAATATGTGCAAATATGGCATGGCCGGATCAACAACGCCTATTCCTATCTCATTCATGAGACGCAAGACGCCGAAAATGCCGATGGCAAGTACCATTACGCCACTACCTCGGTCAAAGCATCGTTTGACTATCCGAAGCGCTTAGAGCAAATTCGCACCAAAATCAAGCTTAGCCCAAAGTACGAAAATGAACAGATAAGGCGCTACGCCGAGCAAGCTATCAGCCGAGAGCAACTGACTGAAGAGTTAGGTGTCTACGGTATAGCAAGACATCAGCAGCTGATCGACAAGATAGACGCTGAATTATTAGTTCAGAAGCATCAGGAATGGCTCAAAAAATTCAGCGGTCATAAGATGACCACCTTGTGGCTCTATGGCAAAGCAGGCGTTGGTAAAACCCGCTTAGCTGAACATATCTTTCAAGGAAAAGATTACATTACTCTAGGTAGTTCACGTGATCATTTCCAAGAATATCACGGTCAAAGATTCGTTATTCTGAACGACCTGCGGCCCAATGACTTCGAATACAGCGACTTGCTGCGGTTGCTTGACCCTTATCAGCACGATAAGGCCGCACCTAGTCGCTATCACGACAAGCGGCTCAACTTAGAAAAATTAATAATCACGACTCCATATGATCCAATCAGTTTCTATCGCAATATCAATTCGATCAATGATATGGCGGTGGATTCGATTAATCAGTTGTTAAGACGCATTAAGCCAATCAAGGTCACAGATCAAATGGTCAAGACAATTAAGCGCAAGGTCACTCGCCGAAAAAATAAAAAAGCTAGTTAA
- a CDS encoding helix-turn-helix transcriptional regulator — protein sequence MTSILLNGKQLCEQLNISTTLLYKFRKAGMPYHQLPHGRAYYNLNEIKEWLTSAGYHQEKTWSK from the coding sequence ATGACGTCAATTTTATTGAACGGCAAGCAGCTCTGTGAGCAGCTTAATATTAGTACCACCTTACTTTACAAGTTTCGCAAAGCTGGCATGCCTTATCATCAACTGCCACACGGCAGGGCCTATTATAATCTTAATGAAATCAAAGAATGGTTAACATCTGCTGGATATCACCAAGAAAAAACTTGGTCAAAATAA
- a CDS encoding tyrosine-type recombinase/integrase: MIKKVTKGKYKDKYQVRIQPTDNITGKRISWTVQYANTEKDAKKIERKMWAEYESGLNPSDGKVVFANDFQRYVNQRAKSLSPVTLKAWQETANSVKDYFGKATISKITTPLISQYAHDYVEKHHATVSNSSNIAKRLVHLRNYFKFLEGKVVKENPVPERALKLFFKQSDFTVSQDWRIFTKSELKAMRQSLITDLKNNPVELNGSKLAILIESYTGMRVGELQALKFSDIMQIDNYYTFRISDSWSDLSKSFNGSLKARPKGESRTLLPIPKDVIDLVKDYQIKQNRFLTDHNLTNLLDLIFLNLHDYKKANNKEPITQRSINQMLQKVCQQLDVKSNKKRMSLYSFRHTICTQLANTPKMSYPWAADKMGHSLNMFMNTYVGLSDDINKAMANLWVS, encoded by the coding sequence ATGATAAAGAAGGTAACAAAAGGAAAATATAAAGATAAGTATCAAGTTAGAATCCAACCAACAGATAATATAACTGGCAAGCGGATCAGCTGGACAGTACAATATGCCAACACAGAAAAAGATGCCAAAAAGATTGAGAGAAAAATGTGGGCTGAATATGAATCAGGCCTTAATCCAAGCGATGGCAAGGTTGTTTTTGCCAATGATTTTCAGCGTTATGTGAACCAACGGGCAAAATCATTAAGTCCTGTCACTCTAAAAGCCTGGCAAGAAACAGCTAACTCAGTGAAAGATTATTTTGGCAAAGCAACTATTTCCAAAATAACCACGCCACTAATTAGTCAATATGCCCACGATTACGTCGAAAAACACCATGCAACGGTTAGCAACTCATCCAATATTGCTAAAAGATTGGTCCACTTGCGTAATTACTTCAAATTTCTCGAAGGCAAAGTAGTTAAAGAAAATCCAGTCCCAGAAAGAGCCTTAAAATTATTTTTTAAACAAAGTGATTTCACGGTCTCACAGGATTGGCGAATTTTCACTAAATCAGAACTCAAGGCAATGCGGCAATCACTTATCACTGATTTGAAAAATAATCCCGTGGAACTAAATGGCAGTAAATTAGCAATATTGATCGAAAGTTACACTGGCATGCGAGTTGGCGAACTGCAGGCTCTGAAATTTTCAGACATTATGCAGATAGACAATTATTACACCTTCAGGATTAGTGACAGCTGGTCAGATTTGAGCAAGTCTTTTAATGGTTCGCTAAAAGCCCGGCCTAAAGGAGAGTCCCGGACTCTCTTGCCTATTCCGAAAGATGTAATCGATTTAGTAAAAGATTATCAGATTAAGCAAAATAGGTTTTTGACCGACCATAATTTAACCAACTTACTAGATTTAATATTTTTGAATCTGCATGATTATAAAAAGGCTAATAATAAAGAGCCAATTACGCAAAGAAGTATTAATCAAATGCTGCAAAAAGTTTGTCAACAGTTAGATGTAAAATCTAATAAAAAACGTATGAGCCTGTATTCATTTAGGCATACAATTTGTACGCAACTAGCCAATACTCCAAAAATGTCTTATCCTTGGGCGGCTGATAAAATGGGACATTCGCTAAATATGTTTATGAATACGTATGTTGGCCTATCAGACGATATTAACAAGGCGATGGCTAATTTGTGGGTTAGCTGA
- a CDS encoding type II toxin-antitoxin system MqsR family toxin, which yields MEVAEALARVKFLVKHNHFQMVRRRDKMAMPVSVTLAKEIVKQLSISDFVKHERNRSNPLQFVWVFKTSDGQAYYIKFVFTEDNQKVVFISFHLDY from the coding sequence ATGGAAGTTGCTGAGGCATTAGCAAGAGTAAAATTCCTTGTGAAGCATAATCATTTTCAAATGGTTCGAAGAAGAGACAAAATGGCAATGCCAGTTTCAGTGACTTTGGCGAAAGAAATAGTTAAGCAATTGTCGATTAGTGATTTTGTTAAACATGAACGGAATAGAAGTAATCCGTTACAATTTGTCTGGGTATTTAAAACAAGCGATGGACAAGCTTATTACATTAAGTTCGTGTTTACTGAAGATAATCAAAAAGTAGTATTTATTAGTTTCCATCTTGATTATTAA
- a CDS encoding type II toxin-antitoxin system antitoxin SocA domain-containing protein, translating into MAYQKDFMTTYTINGHSYTVKAPALFDSKTNELIPDKVLDDQAAEIARQKYRDEMGLLTPKEIKQYRSKVGLTQRNLAELTGLSPNTIALYEAGAFPTKANNRLLKSLIKSDNVLEQYISDEKNKYSSELIAKVNSYLNHSDRVVESQTEQPRFTAVQLANWFRVENYFERENDLNIDPLTQMKVIKLLYFAYGRFLAETRSKLFSSPIIHFQYGPLITEVHNKFNGQRVLDIDKPDKEAMDDYNLVSKNGEIVDLLDKVNKDYINYNAARLSKQTHRTGSPWDLTPEREVIKDQLIFDSFKRGVEE; encoded by the coding sequence ATGGCTTACCAAAAGGATTTCATGACTACTTATACCATTAATGGACATAGTTATACAGTAAAGGCACCGGCTCTTTTTGACAGTAAAACCAATGAATTGATTCCGGATAAGGTACTAGATGATCAAGCCGCTGAAATTGCCCGTCAAAAATATCGTGACGAGATGGGCTTATTGACACCAAAAGAAATAAAACAATATCGATCTAAAGTTGGATTAACACAACGCAATTTAGCAGAATTAACCGGATTAAGTCCAAATACGATTGCTCTTTACGAAGCAGGTGCATTTCCAACAAAGGCCAATAATAGGTTGTTAAAGTCTCTCATAAAAAGTGATAATGTACTTGAACAATATATTTCTGATGAGAAGAATAAATATTCTAGTGAATTGATTGCAAAGGTTAATTCTTATTTGAACCATAGTGATCGTGTTGTAGAATCCCAAACTGAGCAGCCTAGATTCACTGCTGTGCAGTTAGCTAATTGGTTTCGAGTTGAGAATTATTTTGAGCGAGAAAATGATTTAAATATTGATCCATTAACGCAAATGAAAGTCATTAAACTTCTCTATTTTGCGTATGGTAGATTTTTAGCTGAAACTAGAAGTAAACTGTTTTCTTCTCCTATTATTCATTTTCAATACGGTCCATTAATAACTGAAGTACATAATAAGTTTAATGGCCAGCGTGTTTTAGATATTGATAAACCAGACAAAGAGGCCATGGATGACTATAATCTGGTTTCTAAAAATGGTGAGATTGTCGATTTACTAGATAAGGTTAATAAGGATTACATTAATTATAATGCTGCTCGATTAAGTAAGCAGACTCATCGGACTGGATCACCATGGGATTTAACTCCGGAGCGAGAGGTAATTAAAGATCAGTTGATTTTTGACTCGTTTAAACGAGGAGTAGAAGAATAA
- a CDS encoding helix-turn-helix domain-containing protein, which yields MTIGQLLKQYRIERLKTQKEWAGNTISTSYYSKVEKDQHRITAEDLIALLHANNIKLWEFFSKLSQEDKVRYDENRDIGEAMNEAFYHNDKDQLKDIKNVIANSEVADKEDQLLFIDALIALVGNHVEDFDEKERNKLKEKIFNISNFDENKLDLYCNLMAFYDLDSNLLISRRVITQFRYSGSSNVQETILGIAINMLIMCIRESRYKETEFFIQAADQIITKPNLFFYKNCIFILKNIVNYHYEKKDEYVNKARMAIDHISSLGMPEFSKDMKKILDKSL from the coding sequence ATGACAATAGGACAATTGCTAAAGCAATATCGAATTGAGAGATTGAAAACTCAAAAAGAATGGGCTGGTAATACGATTAGCACATCATATTATTCAAAAGTTGAAAAAGATCAGCACAGAATTACAGCCGAGGATCTAATTGCATTATTGCATGCTAATAACATTAAGCTGTGGGAATTTTTTAGCAAGCTTAGTCAAGAAGATAAAGTAAGATATGATGAAAACAGAGATATTGGCGAGGCAATGAATGAAGCGTTTTATCATAATGATAAGGATCAGCTTAAGGATATTAAAAATGTTATTGCAAATAGCGAAGTAGCTGATAAAGAAGATCAGCTGCTATTTATAGATGCACTTATCGCTTTAGTTGGAAATCACGTAGAAGATTTTGATGAAAAAGAACGAAATAAGTTGAAAGAAAAAATTTTTAATATTTCTAATTTTGACGAAAATAAATTAGATTTGTATTGTAACTTGATGGCGTTCTATGATCTTGACAGCAATTTGTTAATAAGTCGGCGAGTAATCACGCAATTTCGCTATTCGGGAAGTTCGAATGTTCAAGAAACAATATTAGGAATAGCGATAAACATGTTAATTATGTGTATCAGGGAAAGTAGATATAAAGAAACAGAATTCTTTATTCAAGCAGCGGATCAAATTATTACTAAACCGAATCTGTTTTTTTATAAAAACTGCATTTTTATACTTAAAAATATAGTGAATTATCACTATGAAAAAAAGGATGAGTATGTAAATAAAGCTCGAATGGCAATTGATCACATTAGTTCGTTGGGTATGCCAGAGTTTAGCAAAGACATGAAAAAAATTCTAGATAAATCATTGTAG
- a CDS encoding MFS transporter — protein MDIFIKNKDYRKFTIASFLSGAGNILFYLALITYASKLRNYALAISLISISESVPQIFQVFSGYLADRTKNKFKLMVWLAAIRFGLYLIVGLLFASGFAGWNLVLAVIGINLVSDIAGSYSGGLQMPLVVNIVGDDEVAEAEGFVSGINGIINMIAQFIGSGLLLFMSYSSLAIFNALTFLAAGALFASVGRNYYKTHPQKGTTSVNEEGFFKTIALSFKQVKKAKGLLSVVLVIALLNGVLGTIEPLISIVIAGNKSSMVIGTYSFTIALIGGVMTASMALGSIVGTKLFKNMSLFTIAIISTALSIAVIGTMFIKNIFICLPIMASLAIFIGTASPKLTQWLVEAVDQNILSSTMGMLNTILVVTAPVMTTIFTTITASFGITIALTLLCVTCLIILATIVGVVYSTNKNVAINEA, from the coding sequence ATGGACATTTTTATAAAGAATAAGGATTATAGAAAATTTACAATCGCCAGTTTCTTATCTGGTGCAGGCAATATTTTGTTTTACTTAGCACTTATTACTTACGCAAGTAAATTAAGAAATTACGCCTTGGCTATTTCATTGATTTCAATTTCAGAATCAGTACCGCAAATTTTTCAAGTTTTTAGTGGATATTTAGCTGATCGTACAAAAAACAAATTCAAGCTAATGGTTTGGTTAGCCGCCATACGCTTTGGGCTCTATCTAATTGTCGGATTACTTTTCGCTAGTGGATTTGCTGGCTGGAACCTAGTTTTAGCTGTTATTGGCATTAACCTAGTATCGGATATTGCTGGCTCATACTCTGGCGGCCTTCAAATGCCTCTAGTTGTTAACATTGTTGGAGATGATGAAGTTGCCGAAGCTGAAGGATTTGTTAGTGGGATCAACGGTATTATCAATATGATTGCACAATTCATTGGTTCTGGTTTATTACTTTTCATGTCTTATTCCAGTCTGGCAATCTTCAATGCCTTAACATTTCTAGCGGCAGGTGCCCTTTTTGCCAGTGTCGGCCGTAATTATTACAAGACTCATCCTCAAAAAGGAACTACTTCAGTTAATGAAGAGGGGTTCTTTAAAACAATTGCTTTATCATTCAAACAAGTAAAAAAGGCAAAGGGATTGTTATCAGTCGTTCTAGTAATTGCGTTATTAAATGGAGTTTTAGGGACAATTGAACCTTTAATTTCAATCGTAATCGCCGGTAATAAGTCTTCTATGGTCATTGGAACATACAGTTTTACGATTGCCCTAATAGGAGGTGTAATGACTGCTAGTATGGCACTTGGTAGTATTGTAGGCACAAAATTATTCAAGAATATGTCATTATTCACTATCGCAATTATTTCAACAGCTTTAAGTATCGCAGTTATTGGTACAATGTTTATTAAAAATATTTTCATTTGTCTGCCAATCATGGCAAGCCTTGCAATATTTATTGGTACGGCTAGCCCTAAATTAACACAGTGGCTTGTTGAAGCAGTTGACCAAAACATTTTGTCATCAACTATGGGAATGCTTAACACAATTTTAGTAGTGACTGCGCCAGTTATGACAACTATTTTTACTACAATTACTGCTTCGTTCGGTATTACTATCGCATTAACACTATTATGTGTAACTTGTTTAATTATTTTAGCAACAATAGTTGGGGTAGTCTATTCTACCAATAAAAATGTAGCTATTAATGAAGCATAG
- a CDS encoding CPBP family intramembrane glutamic endopeptidase, translating into MKVLKDIKNRVLYICLFVILFVIIQIPTISEDFFRGESSKNINLFLHVAISFFSTIIIFLIIDTVYRRLNPKPMFLKNSMIRNYSFAAIFALFSQALQFIITLLEKGNDQDLELFAVSKSRLAPLLIITLVVISPLLEVVLWQGILQGGILKDLSPLFSIIITSVLFAFAHGYSFNYGTLELLCSGIAYSLLYYVTDDLGSVVFCHGLSNFIVYLINFVFELTI; encoded by the coding sequence ATGAAAGTTTTAAAAGACATTAAAAATAGGGTGTTATACATTTGCTTATTTGTGATATTATTCGTAATTATTCAAATACCCACAATTAGTGAAGACTTTTTTAGGGGAGAAAGTTCGAAAAATATAAATTTATTTTTACATGTTGCTATCTCATTTTTTAGTACAATAATAATATTTTTAATCATTGATACCGTTTATCGTCGCTTGAATCCCAAGCCAATGTTTTTGAAAAATAGTATGATTAGAAACTATAGCTTTGCAGCTATCTTTGCACTATTTTCACAAGCTTTACAATTTATTATTACACTGCTTGAAAAGGGAAATGATCAAGACTTAGAGCTATTTGCTGTTTCGAAATCAAGACTTGCACCGCTTTTAATAATTACGTTAGTTGTAATTTCGCCACTTTTAGAAGTAGTGTTATGGCAAGGAATTTTACAGGGCGGAATTTTAAAAGATCTTTCTCCCCTTTTTTCCATAATAATTACAAGTGTATTATTCGCATTTGCTCATGGTTATTCCTTTAACTATGGCACTTTAGAATTATTATGTTCAGGAATTGCATACTCTCTTTTATATTATGTTACTGATGATTTGGGGTCGGTAGTATTCTGCCACGGTCTGTCAAATTTCATTGTCTATTTAATAAACTTTGTTTTTGAACTTACTATCTAA
- a CDS encoding helix-turn-helix transcriptional regulator, whose amino-acid sequence MNHVKEYRKRKGLSQKALADEIGVARQTINLIEKNKYNPSLNLCLKLANALGTDLNSLFWSGNNNMSE is encoded by the coding sequence ATGAATCACGTGAAGGAATATCGTAAACGAAAAGGTTTATCGCAAAAGGCATTGGCTGATGAAATTGGCGTTGCCAGACAAACAATCAACCTAATTGAAAAAAATAAGTATAATCCGTCATTAAACTTATGCTTGAAATTGGCTAATGCTCTAGGGACAGACCTCAATTCATTGTTTTGGTCTGGAAATAACAATATGTCTGAGTAA
- a CDS encoding DUF3278 domain-containing protein, whose translation MEKKNSLFFRYMKYWYGIYGPLDEYKRSEVERIGNNAFFIVSLPMNFVMILAIVVSNLQIAYKTTLAYIIMLFGWFILELTADSYILHQLKKFKLQIYEVENSQVKNVKKKIWTTSWISGLFFGVLMTAVSNVITHQDLTSFYTLFEFLLLTAVMALANGFERTRHIKLVEDED comes from the coding sequence ATGGAAAAGAAAAATAGCTTGTTTTTTCGTTATATGAAATATTGGTATGGCATTTATGGTCCATTAGATGAATATAAGAGATCTGAAGTAGAAAGGATTGGTAACAATGCATTCTTCATTGTCTCTTTACCAATGAACTTTGTGATGATACTAGCAATTGTTGTTAGTAATTTACAGATTGCCTATAAAACTACTCTTGCTTATATCATTATGTTGTTTGGCTGGTTTATTCTTGAGTTAACTGCTGATTCTTATATTTTACATCAATTAAAAAAGTTTAAATTGCAAATTTATGAAGTAGAAAATAGTCAAGTTAAAAATGTCAAAAAGAAAATCTGGACTACAAGTTGGATTAGCGGATTATTCTTTGGAGTGTTGATGACAGCAGTAAGTAATGTGATTACTCATCAAGATTTAACTAGCTTCTACACGTTATTTGAATTTTTACTCCTTACTGCTGTGATGGCGTTGGCTAATGGTTTCGAACGAACAAGGCACATTAAACTGGTAGAAGATGAGGATTAG
- a CDS encoding Rgg/GadR/MutR family transcriptional regulator, which translates to MMNFKKLRKEQHITLTDASKGICSVPMLSRWENGQGNMDLHKAIKLFERINITTSEYIALNKLDMPDNEAQELESAWNTQNEQELKIIAQKSLAKFHQDNKLFSLDYAALSCALYQRISKINIFPVADQNKLNKQLSKLTIWSQENLSLFQNVTNILSPSIIFQISSQVIANFDFISKAGKNTLHFAITTLFEAIISLLKASEFKYAQSILNKIDLVILPENEMQLIMGRYFLNSLMDYLENQNDQEILQIITLLTKLNMKHMASYFLEIFNSLKANLIA; encoded by the coding sequence ATGATGAATTTTAAAAAACTAAGAAAAGAACAACATATTACGCTAACTGATGCATCTAAAGGAATATGTTCTGTTCCAATGTTATCTCGCTGGGAAAACGGCCAAGGGAATATGGACCTTCATAAAGCGATTAAATTATTTGAACGAATTAATATCACCACTTCGGAATATATTGCTTTAAACAAGCTGGATATGCCTGACAATGAAGCACAAGAATTAGAATCCGCATGGAATACCCAAAATGAGCAGGAATTAAAAATCATCGCTCAAAAAAGTCTCGCTAAGTTTCACCAAGACAATAAATTATTTAGTCTTGATTATGCGGCTCTTTCTTGCGCATTATATCAGCGCATCAGCAAAATTAATATTTTTCCAGTGGCTGATCAAAATAAACTGAATAAGCAACTTTCTAAACTTACAATCTGGTCGCAAGAAAATTTGTCGTTATTCCAAAATGTTACAAACATTCTTAGTCCGTCAATTATCTTTCAAATTAGTTCGCAGGTTATTGCCAATTTCGATTTCATCAGTAAAGCCGGGAAAAACACTTTACACTTTGCAATTACTACTTTGTTTGAAGCAATTATTAGTTTATTAAAAGCTTCCGAGTTTAAATACGCTCAAAGTATTTTGAATAAGATTGACCTCGTCATATTGCCAGAAAATGAAATGCAACTAATCATGGGCAGATATTTTTTAAACTCTCTTATGGATTATTTAGAAAATCAAAATGACCAAGAAATCTTACAAATCATCACCTTGCTAACAAAACTAAATATGAAACACATGGCATCCTATTTTTTAGAAATTTTCAATTCGCTGAAAGCAAATTTGATAGCCTAA